From a region of the Paenibacillus sp. FSL R10-2734 genome:
- a CDS encoding SDR family oxidoreductase yields the protein MKRLENKVAIITGGASGIGESMAELFAQEGAIVIAADINEVALEKVSQKQNVYGMKLNVASDEDWKALAKEVNDRFGQIDILVNNAGISSEKPFDQINIDDWQKINSINGYGPFAGIKHVAPYMAAQKKGSIINISSYTALIGQGFNHYSASKGAVRALSKAAATTFGRQGVRVNTLFPGIIETPMTQALSTSKDLLDRLIQATPLQRLGQAVDIAQAALFLASDDSSYITGSEIVIDGGYSAQ from the coding sequence ATGAAAAGATTAGAAAATAAAGTAGCTATCATTACCGGAGGGGCTTCGGGTATCGGAGAAAGCATGGCAGAACTGTTTGCACAAGAAGGGGCTATCGTTATTGCTGCAGACATTAATGAGGTAGCGCTTGAGAAAGTAAGTCAGAAACAGAATGTTTATGGAATGAAATTGAATGTGGCCTCCGATGAGGATTGGAAGGCGCTCGCAAAGGAAGTAAATGATCGTTTTGGTCAAATCGATATTCTTGTCAATAACGCAGGTATCTCTTCAGAAAAACCGTTTGATCAAATCAATATTGATGATTGGCAGAAAATAAACTCTATAAATGGCTATGGCCCATTCGCTGGAATTAAGCATGTCGCGCCTTATATGGCAGCCCAAAAGAAAGGCTCCATCATCAATATTTCTTCTTACACCGCTCTGATCGGCCAAGGCTTTAATCACTATTCGGCATCAAAAGGCGCGGTACGTGCATTATCCAAAGCGGCTGCTACAACCTTTGGCCGTCAAGGCGTTCGGGTAAACACTCTATTCCCTGGGATCATTGAAACGCCGATGACTCAAGCATTAAGTACCTCAAAGGACCTGCTAGATCGTTTGATCCAGGCAACGCCTCTGCAGCGTTTAGGTCAAGCTGTCGATATTGCTCAAGCAGCGCTGTTCCTAGCTTCAGATGATTCTTCTTACATTACAGGTTCCGAAATAGTCATTGATGGTGGATACTCCGCCCAATAA
- a CDS encoding TetR-like C-terminal domain-containing protein, whose protein sequence is MSIHKRVDPRAIRSKKMLKNAVFSLLAENVEISQLTVQKIANRAELNRATFYLHYEDINDLLRQIVHEIFDDLSMKVEPLLHLQSNNEQEQLITFLSYFYEYRQIFAVLVEHKGFKNHLTNLLKSTIEKRRNARNIDSSKEVVSVDIIAASLLGIILWWIKDGTQYSAEYIAGQISLMYKRRYVTG, encoded by the coding sequence ATGTCTATACACAAGAGGGTTGATCCACGAGCCATTCGCTCGAAAAAGATGCTGAAGAACGCTGTTTTTTCATTATTGGCCGAGAATGTGGAAATTTCTCAATTGACCGTCCAAAAGATCGCCAACCGTGCCGAACTAAATCGTGCAACGTTTTATTTGCATTATGAGGATATTAACGATTTATTACGCCAGATCGTACATGAAATCTTTGATGACCTGTCCATGAAGGTTGAACCGCTATTACATTTGCAGAGCAACAACGAACAGGAACAGTTGATCACATTTTTAAGTTATTTTTATGAATACCGGCAAATTTTCGCAGTATTGGTTGAGCACAAAGGCTTCAAAAACCATTTGACCAACCTGCTAAAAAGTACTATCGAAAAACGAAGAAACGCGAGAAATATAGATTCCAGTAAGGAGGTAGTCTCCGTTGATATTATCGCAGCGTCTCTGCTGGGGATTATTTTGTGGTGGATTAAGGATGGCACCCAATATAGTGCGGAATACATAGCGGGGCAAATTTCCTTAATGTATAAAAGAAGGTATGTAACCGGTTAG
- a CDS encoding MFS transporter — MIHNKKKIHFAWWLLVGLALMVGVAKSGVMTAGGLFLTPVTEDLGIGMGSLSLYFSISSIVTMIFLPIAGKMMGKFDIKVLLIGGVILQAGSFAMFGLMNSVWGWYLFSIPMAIGSIFVTQMAAPVLINNWFKKHNGLAVGITVASGGIFGAILQPMAGNLIASDGWRYTYIFLGILVMAVVIPTVIFTIRMAPQQKGLQALGADEVKEENTTQTTTAKGITAAVARKSTAFYALLLFFFFITSIGSFGQYVAPFAMGIGYDVTFAGSAMGGWSIGVMIGALAFGALTDKIGARNTAIFAMALGLVPIALLTTMPDNPVIFNIAIAIYGFVVASIGTLGPLLTTALFGNKEYAQIYSSAVIGLAVAGIVALPAYGFIAELTGSYSSILYAVGIMLIVNIVLLVIAFNGKKKLEKAGLWN, encoded by the coding sequence ATGATTCACAACAAGAAAAAAATCCATTTTGCTTGGTGGCTATTAGTAGGACTAGCTCTCATGGTTGGGGTTGCAAAAAGTGGCGTTATGACAGCAGGCGGGCTATTTTTAACACCTGTAACAGAAGATTTAGGTATTGGTATGGGAAGCCTATCCTTATACTTTAGTATTTCATCAATAGTAACAATGATATTCCTTCCTATTGCGGGTAAGATGATGGGTAAGTTCGATATTAAGGTGCTTTTAATCGGAGGGGTTATTCTACAAGCCGGATCATTCGCAATGTTCGGGTTAATGAACTCAGTATGGGGATGGTATTTATTCTCGATTCCTATGGCGATCGGATCCATTTTTGTTACTCAAATGGCGGCTCCGGTTCTCATCAACAACTGGTTTAAAAAACATAATGGCCTAGCAGTGGGGATAACGGTGGCTTCAGGTGGTATCTTCGGAGCGATCCTTCAACCGATGGCAGGTAACTTAATTGCTAGTGATGGCTGGAGATATACTTACATCTTCTTGGGCATATTAGTAATGGCAGTTGTTATTCCAACGGTTATCTTTACAATCAGAATGGCTCCACAGCAAAAAGGCTTACAAGCATTAGGCGCTGATGAAGTAAAAGAAGAGAATACAACACAAACAACTACAGCTAAAGGCATTACAGCAGCTGTTGCGAGAAAATCAACTGCATTCTATGCACTACTTCTATTCTTCTTCTTTATTACTTCAATCGGAAGCTTTGGTCAGTACGTAGCACCATTTGCGATGGGGATCGGCTATGATGTCACATTTGCAGGTAGCGCAATGGGTGGATGGTCAATCGGTGTAATGATTGGGGCACTAGCCTTCGGTGCATTAACAGATAAAATAGGTGCAAGAAATACAGCGATCTTTGCGATGGCACTAGGCTTAGTTCCAATTGCCTTACTGACAACTATGCCTGACAATCCAGTTATCTTCAATATAGCTATTGCAATCTATGGATTCGTAGTCGCTTCAATTGGAACTTTAGGACCACTGCTCACAACAGCATTGTTTGGTAACAAAGAATATGCTCAAATCTACTCTTCTGCTGTTATCGGCCTAGCTGTCGCAGGTATCGTAGCACTACCAGCTTACGGCTTCATTGCTGAATTGACAGGAAGCTATTCATCCATATTGTACGCGGTTGGGATTATGTTAATCGTAAATATTGTACTACTAGTCATTGCTTTCAACGGCAAAAAGAAACTAGAAAAAGCAGGGCTATGGAATTAA
- a CDS encoding saccharopine dehydrogenase family protein: MGKALVIGAGGVASVAIHKCVQNSEVFEEICIASRTKSKCDELKAKLDGGKTKITTAQVDANNVDELIALINEVKPDIVMNLALPYQDLTIMDACLATKTNYMDTANYEPEDTAKFEYKWQWDYRERFEKAGITALLGSGFDPGVTGVFSAYALKHYFDEIEYIDILDCNGGDHGYPFATNFNPEINIREVSANGRYWENGEWIETKPMEIKRSYNFAEVGEKDMYLLYHEELESLAQNMPGLKRIRFFMTFGPSYLMHLKALENVGMTSIEPIEYEGKQIIPLQFLKALLPDPASLGPRTVGKTNIGCIFKGKKDGQDKTYYVYNVCDHQECYKEVGSQAISYTTGVPAMIGAAMVMTGKWNKPGVFNIEEFNPDPFMEELNKWGLPWVENFNPELVDALPEEVKNPELVR, encoded by the coding sequence ATGGGAAAAGCACTTGTCATTGGCGCCGGAGGCGTAGCATCAGTAGCAATTCATAAATGCGTTCAAAACAGCGAGGTATTCGAAGAAATCTGTATCGCTAGCCGTACCAAATCCAAATGCGATGAGCTGAAAGCAAAATTGGATGGCGGCAAAACCAAAATTACGACCGCACAGGTCGATGCAAACAACGTAGATGAGCTGATTGCTCTGATTAATGAAGTTAAACCGGATATTGTCATGAACCTGGCTCTGCCTTATCAGGATTTGACGATTATGGACGCTTGCCTGGCCACAAAAACAAACTACATGGATACGGCAAACTATGAGCCGGAAGATACGGCGAAATTCGAATATAAATGGCAATGGGATTACCGCGAGCGCTTTGAAAAAGCTGGAATCACAGCTCTTTTGGGCAGTGGATTCGACCCAGGCGTAACCGGCGTATTCTCCGCCTATGCGCTTAAACATTATTTTGATGAAATCGAATATATCGACATTCTAGATTGCAACGGTGGGGATCACGGGTATCCTTTCGCAACTAACTTCAACCCGGAAATCAACATCCGTGAAGTATCCGCTAACGGACGCTACTGGGAAAACGGAGAATGGATCGAAACGAAGCCGATGGAAATCAAACGCAGTTATAACTTCGCTGAAGTTGGCGAAAAAGACATGTATTTGCTTTACCACGAAGAGCTCGAATCCCTTGCTCAGAACATGCCTGGATTGAAACGTATCCGTTTCTTCATGACCTTCGGCCCAAGCTATCTCATGCACTTAAAGGCGCTTGAAAACGTAGGAATGACTTCCATCGAACCGATCGAATACGAAGGAAAACAAATCATTCCGCTTCAGTTCCTAAAGGCTCTACTTCCAGACCCGGCTTCCTTGGGACCTCGTACAGTAGGTAAGACAAACATCGGCTGCATCTTCAAAGGGAAAAAAGACGGCCAAGACAAGACTTACTATGTCTACAATGTTTGCGACCACCAAGAGTGCTATAAAGAAGTGGGCTCCCAGGCCATCTCCTATACAACTGGCGTACCTGCCATGATCGGCGCTGCGATGGTTATGACCGGCAAATGGAATAAGCCAGGCGTATTCAATATCGAAGAGTTCAATCCAGATCCATTCATGGAAGAGCTAAACAAATGGGGACTTCCATGGGTAGAAAACTTTAATCCGGAGCTGGTTGACGCATTGCCTGAGGAAGTTAAAAATCCGGAGTTGGTTCGCTAA
- the nspC gene encoding carboxynorspermidine decarboxylase — protein sequence MRFEELPTPCFVVDEALIEKNLNILNGVMQRTGAKILLAQKAFSMTAMYPLIGKYLSGTTASGIFEARLGHEEMGKENHVFAPAYREDEIDEVISICDHIIFNSFSQLVKYKSKALAAGRKVGLRINPECSTQQGHEIYDPCSPGSRFGVTREDFQPELLEGVSGLHFHTLCQQNSDDLETTLNAVEERFGPWLSQMEWINFGGGHHITREDYDIPRLEACIQRMQNNYGLEVYIEPGEAIALNAGYMVTSVLDIHRNGIEIAIVDTSATCHMPDVLEMPYRPPLFGSGEAGEKPFTYRLGGPTCLTGDIIGDYSFDQPLKNGDRLVFGDMAIYSMVKTNTFNGMPLPAIAVQEKDGNCRVVREFGYQDFKSRLA from the coding sequence ATGCGATTCGAGGAATTACCGACACCCTGTTTCGTAGTCGATGAGGCACTGATTGAAAAAAACCTGAACATTCTGAACGGCGTCATGCAGCGTACAGGAGCCAAGATATTGCTAGCGCAAAAAGCTTTTTCCATGACCGCTATGTATCCCCTAATTGGCAAATATTTAAGCGGCACTACCGCGAGTGGTATATTCGAAGCACGGCTGGGTCACGAGGAAATGGGCAAAGAAAATCACGTCTTCGCTCCTGCCTATCGTGAAGATGAAATCGACGAAGTTATATCCATATGCGACCATATTATCTTCAATTCTTTCTCCCAGCTGGTAAAGTATAAATCTAAAGCTCTTGCAGCCGGCAGAAAAGTCGGTCTTCGCATCAATCCGGAATGCTCGACACAACAGGGACATGAAATCTATGATCCCTGTTCCCCGGGTTCAAGGTTCGGTGTAACGCGAGAGGATTTCCAGCCGGAGCTGCTTGAAGGTGTTTCGGGACTGCACTTCCATACCCTTTGCCAGCAGAACTCAGACGATTTGGAGACAACGCTGAATGCGGTGGAAGAAAGGTTCGGCCCTTGGCTTTCCCAAATGGAATGGATCAATTTTGGCGGCGGTCATCACATCACAAGAGAAGATTATGATATTCCGAGACTGGAAGCCTGCATTCAACGAATGCAGAATAATTACGGCTTGGAAGTCTATATTGAACCCGGGGAAGCCATCGCGCTCAATGCGGGCTATATGGTCACCTCCGTACTGGATATCCATAGGAACGGCATCGAGATTGCTATCGTGGACACGTCGGCTACATGTCATATGCCAGACGTACTGGAAATGCCTTATCGTCCGCCGCTTTTCGGTTCGGGCGAAGCCGGCGAGAAGCCATTTACTTATCGGCTTGGCGGTCCGACCTGCCTTACGGGCGATATAATCGGCGACTATTCCTTCGATCAGCCCTTAAAGAACGGTGATAGATTAGTGTTTGGAGATATGGCGATTTACTCCATGGTCAAAACCAACACCTTCAACGGTATGCCGTTACCGGCAATTGCCGTGCAGGAGAAAGACGGCAATTGCCGCGTCGTTCGTGAGTTTGGTTACCAGGATTTTAAATCGAGACTAGCTTAA
- a CDS encoding DHA2 family efflux MFS transporter permease subunit translates to MQEDTQKINKGILLTILIFGCFLSTLNQTLLNVALSSLMDVFDVTATTVQWISTGFMLINGILIPITAYLMKRFTTRQLFLSAMSFLLFGSIICAAAPSFSLLLIGRMIQAAGAGIIMPLMMSVVLAIFPVEKRGSAMGLLGLAMIFAPAIGPTLAGFIVEYHSWRWLFIGLIPLVIIVMVLAFKYLVNVSETSKSKLDVVSVLLSTVGFGLILYGFSSAGSKDWDDVIVILTLAIGIAVTAVFCIRQIKSDDPLLNLSVFKNKVFTLTSLINVLVTMMMYADMILLPIYLQNGRGFTAFDAGLLLLPGALVNAFMSPVTGKLYDRFGAKPLFIIGLLFIIPSMWAVTDLSQSTTYMYLMIRTIGLRIGLSFITMPLNTAGLNALPKQLGTHGTAVNNTVRQIAGAIGTAVVITIYTVQATSHAATVMQNNPSTTPEILKSLASILGAGDAYYFMMILSIAALVITLFMPMKSKIIVEKKANLVSEK, encoded by the coding sequence ATGCAAGAAGACACTCAGAAAATCAATAAAGGGATCTTACTAACCATTTTAATATTTGGTTGTTTCTTATCCACACTCAATCAGACACTTTTAAATGTCGCTTTAAGTAGTCTGATGGATGTATTCGATGTCACGGCAACAACCGTACAATGGATTTCAACAGGATTTATGCTGATCAACGGGATATTGATTCCGATTACTGCCTATTTAATGAAACGTTTTACAACACGTCAATTATTTCTAAGTGCCATGTCATTTTTATTATTCGGTTCGATCATTTGTGCAGCGGCGCCGAGCTTTAGCCTGCTCTTAATCGGACGGATGATCCAAGCTGCTGGTGCAGGCATTATAATGCCGCTCATGATGAGTGTTGTGCTCGCGATCTTCCCCGTTGAGAAACGTGGCAGTGCTATGGGACTGCTTGGACTGGCAATGATATTCGCTCCTGCCATTGGACCGACTCTCGCGGGATTTATTGTCGAATATCACTCTTGGCGCTGGTTATTCATCGGCCTCATCCCACTTGTCATCATTGTTATGGTATTGGCGTTCAAATATTTAGTAAATGTATCCGAAACGTCCAAGTCAAAGCTTGATGTGGTAAGTGTTCTTTTATCAACGGTCGGATTTGGCTTGATTTTATACGGCTTCAGTAGTGCAGGCAGTAAAGACTGGGACGATGTGATAGTGATTCTTACCTTAGCGATTGGGATCGCTGTAACGGCCGTATTCTGTATTCGCCAAATCAAGTCTGATGATCCACTGCTAAACCTATCTGTTTTCAAAAATAAAGTCTTTACGCTGACGTCTCTTATTAACGTATTAGTCACGATGATGATGTACGCAGATATGATCTTATTGCCTATTTATCTGCAGAATGGCCGTGGTTTTACAGCCTTTGATGCAGGTCTGCTATTGTTGCCGGGGGCGCTCGTAAATGCGTTCATGTCACCCGTTACCGGTAAATTATATGATCGTTTCGGTGCCAAACCGCTGTTCATTATTGGTTTACTCTTTATTATTCCATCTATGTGGGCGGTAACCGATTTGTCTCAATCGACAACGTATATGTATCTAATGATTCGTACCATTGGCCTGCGAATTGGATTAAGCTTCATCACTATGCCACTTAATACGGCTGGACTAAATGCACTGCCTAAACAACTCGGAACGCATGGTACAGCAGTGAACAATACCGTTCGCCAAATTGCTGGGGCCATTGGTACTGCTGTCGTAATTACGATTTATACAGTGCAAGCAACAAGTCATGCGGCTACGGTGATGCAGAACAATCCCTCTACTACTCCTGAAATCCTTAAATCCCTCGCATCGATTTTGGGGGCAGGTGACGCCTATTACTTTATGATGATTTTATCCATTGCCGCACTTGTTATAACATTATTCATGCCCATGAAAAGTAAGATCATTGTTGAAAAGAAAGCAAACCTAGTAAGCGAGAAATAG
- a CDS encoding SDR family oxidoreductase — translation MKRLEGKIAIITGAAGGIGKGIATAYVKEGATVAIIDLNAEAGNQTIKELQEYAPESIFIQANLSEHDKLADIVKTVAEQFGKIDILVNNAHASRMNSIADTTQKDFDLSFDTGFYPTFYFMQAALPYLKETKGNIINFASGAGINGDVNQVSYAVAKEAIRAATRVAANEFGPFGINVNIIAPIAKSPGLVQWAEENPEYYQGMLAKIPMRRLGELESDIGRVAVFLASEDSAYITGQTIMVDGGSIKLR, via the coding sequence ATGAAAAGACTAGAAGGAAAAATCGCAATTATTACAGGAGCAGCAGGTGGTATTGGTAAAGGTATCGCAACTGCTTACGTTAAAGAAGGTGCAACAGTAGCCATTATCGATTTGAATGCTGAAGCTGGTAACCAAACCATTAAAGAATTACAAGAATATGCACCTGAATCTATCTTCATTCAAGCGAATCTATCAGAACATGACAAGCTGGCTGATATCGTCAAAACAGTAGCTGAGCAGTTCGGAAAAATTGATATCTTGGTCAACAATGCACATGCATCCCGAATGAATTCGATCGCAGACACAACACAGAAGGATTTCGATTTATCTTTCGATACTGGATTCTATCCAACGTTCTACTTCATGCAAGCAGCATTACCTTATCTAAAAGAAACAAAAGGTAATATCATCAACTTTGCATCCGGCGCTGGAATAAATGGAGACGTTAATCAAGTTTCATACGCAGTTGCCAAAGAAGCAATTCGTGCAGCCACTCGCGTAGCAGCAAATGAATTTGGTCCATTCGGTATCAATGTAAATATCATTGCTCCAATTGCTAAATCACCTGGGTTGGTGCAATGGGCTGAAGAGAATCCAGAGTACTATCAAGGTATGCTTGCTAAGATTCCTATGAGAAGACTTGGCGAACTAGAAAGCGACATCGGACGTGTGGCGGTATTCCTAGCAAGTGAAGACTCCGCTTATATTACAGGTCAAACCATAATGGTTGATGGTGGATCTATCAAATTACGTTAA